The following proteins are encoded in a genomic region of Gottschalkia purinilytica:
- a CDS encoding TOBE domain-containing protein, protein MKVSARNQIPGRIFKINEGAVNAIVEIKVSEDIIISSTISMESIKELNLKVGSRAYAVIKSTSVMIGIE, encoded by the coding sequence ATGAAAGTTAGTGCAAGAAATCAAATTCCAGGAAGGATTTTTAAAATTAACGAAGGAGCAGTAAACGCAATTGTAGAAATTAAAGTATCTGAAGATATTATAATTTCCTCAACTATTTCTATGGAGTCTATAAAAGAGCTTAATCTTAAAGTAGGAAGTCGAGCTTACGCAGTTATAAAATCTACATCTGTTATGATTGGAATAGAATAA